From a region of the Paenibacillus segetis genome:
- a CDS encoding ABC transporter permease subunit — protein MRIIKKNAMFYMMMIPIVVYFAMFAYYPLVKGIQTSFQDYKLMGERPYIGLDNYDLVIHDPSFWDALWNTLYIGGGILIIGFIAPLLIALSLNEVMKSWFKKTAQMLLYVPHLLSWVVIGGIFIFLLSPDTGLVNMLLVNIFGMNPINFMADESWARSIMIGSAVWKDMGYNCILFLAGIAAISPSLYEAARMDGATRWQQVRYVTLPQLMSTMKVIFLLNTLGLLRIFDQIFVMRNPAITSKVDVLMMYTFQKGIMEIRFGPAAAASFFVVLFTLLLTVMVRKITRFDEV, from the coding sequence ATGAGAATAATCAAGAAAAACGCCATGTTCTACATGATGATGATTCCAATCGTCGTATATTTCGCGATGTTCGCTTATTATCCGCTTGTGAAAGGGATACAGACTAGCTTTCAGGACTACAAACTTATGGGTGAGCGGCCTTATATCGGCTTAGACAATTATGATCTGGTTATCCATGATCCGAGTTTCTGGGATGCGTTATGGAATACGCTGTATATTGGCGGGGGGATTCTCATCATTGGTTTTATCGCCCCGTTGCTCATTGCCCTCTCTTTGAACGAAGTTATGAAGAGTTGGTTCAAGAAAACCGCACAGATGTTGCTGTACGTTCCGCATTTGTTATCTTGGGTTGTCATCGGAGGGATTTTCATTTTTCTCCTATCCCCGGATACTGGGCTAGTTAATATGCTGCTGGTGAATATATTCGGTATGAATCCGATCAATTTCATGGCGGATGAGTCCTGGGCAAGAAGCATTATGATTGGATCGGCTGTATGGAAGGACATGGGTTACAACTGTATTTTGTTCTTGGCCGGCATTGCGGCGATCAGCCCATCGTTATACGAAGCCGCGCGAATGGATGGGGCGACCCGGTGGCAGCAGGTTCGTTACGTAACACTGCCGCAGTTGATGAGCACGATGAAAGTTATTTTCCTGCTCAATACACTGGGACTTCTCCGAATTTTTGACCAGATATTTGTCATGCGCAATCCGGCGATCACTTCCAAGGTCGACGTACTTATGATGTATACGTTCCAAAAAGGAATTATGGAAATTCGTTTTGGACCTGCGGCCGCTGCTAGCTTCTTCGTTGTATTATTCACTTTACTACTCACGGTTATGGTTAGAAAAATAACTCGTTTTGACGAGGTGTAA
- a CDS encoding carbohydrate ABC transporter permease, giving the protein MGWKNKLFDCLNVMFLLLLMLTMIVPFINVVALAFSSGMASMQPDIILFPKDFSVEGFTIVWQSLDLWRPFMNSVIVTIAGTFLHVLLSSLAGYVLIQPYLPGKKLMVSFILLTMMIPQDAIMIPLYLVNKDLHLINTLSSLVLSGMVSGFSILLMRNYFMAVPYEMSESAQIDGAGMFRIFATMYIRLAKSGLATITLFEFVSRWNMLSAPVLYINDSSKITLQVALKSMITEASATSSNFLVTTNVRMAGILISIIPLIAIYPFVQKYFMKGLMLGANKE; this is encoded by the coding sequence ATGGGTTGGAAGAATAAGCTATTTGATTGTTTGAACGTGATGTTCCTGTTGCTGCTAATGCTGACGATGATTGTCCCTTTTATTAATGTAGTTGCGCTCGCCTTCTCGTCAGGAATGGCGTCCATGCAGCCCGATATTATCCTTTTTCCAAAAGATTTTAGCGTGGAAGGTTTTACGATAGTATGGCAAAGTTTAGACCTTTGGCGGCCATTCATGAACAGCGTAATCGTCACCATCGCGGGTACGTTCCTTCATGTCTTATTAAGCAGCCTAGCGGGGTACGTGCTTATTCAGCCGTATTTGCCAGGCAAGAAGCTCATGGTCTCTTTTATCTTGCTGACGATGATGATTCCGCAAGATGCGATCATGATCCCGCTTTACTTAGTAAATAAAGATTTGCATCTCATTAATACGCTGAGTTCCCTTGTGTTATCCGGCATGGTCTCCGGTTTCTCGATCTTGCTTATGCGCAATTATTTCATGGCTGTCCCTTACGAGATGTCCGAGTCCGCGCAGATTGATGGCGCAGGAATGTTTCGCATCTTCGCGACGATGTACATTCGTCTAGCGAAGTCTGGACTTGCTACGATTACTTTATTCGAATTTGTAAGTCGTTGGAACATGTTATCGGCTCCGGTACTGTACATTAATGATAGTTCCAAAATCACATTACAGGTCGCACTTAAATCAATGATCACGGAAGCAAGTGCCACTTCGAGCAATTTTCTGGTCACTACGAACGTTCGAATGGCTGGAATTCTGATTTCGATTATCCCGTTGATAGCGATATATCCTTTCGTTCAGAAGTATTTCA